The sequence below is a genomic window from Glycine max cultivar Williams 82 chromosome 20, Glycine_max_v4.0, whole genome shotgun sequence.
CTGCAAAAGTAATGCTAAAAGGTAACTCTAACTTCAAAAAGTAAAGTTCAATCAACAGTGCCACTCTGTGAAGGGCAGTGCCCAATTGAAGCAACCATGGTACTAACTAGGAAGAATTGTCAGTACTGAACAGACACGCTTGATATGATTTGCTACTTTACTGTAGTTTCAACAGTTGTTACTATTAACCGTTATTCTTTTATCAAAACGGACCcagaacattaaaaaaaatccatttataGGAAACAAATATACAGTTAAATTTAATTGCGGCTTATCACAGCTCATACAATTGGCACAAGAAGTCAGTGTCATCCAGTAAACTACTACTATTTAATAGGAATGGGAAAGACACATAAATAAGAAAGATAGTAAACAAAAACATTGTTGCATTGCATCAGAAAATTAGTCTTGGTCTGACAAAGTGTAAACGGTGCTGCATTTTTTTAAGCATTGAACAGTTTAAGAAGAGGGAGTTAAAAAGGAGTTAACATGAAATCCAGTGAATAGTTTAACCATTGAAGAAGCAATGTCACTGTTGATCAAATCAGTACTACTACACAGCAGAGAATAAAGTTATTATTGCCTCTGAGCAAAGACAAGTTGAGGAAGGGAGGATCTGATAGGAAAAGTTAACACGTTAATGAAATAGTAGTAAAAGGGGAAATCCATTTATAATAATGGTGGTGTAGTGTACCTGCAGAAGACGCCATGGAGAATCAGGCCAAAGGATGGGATCTGCAACTTGAACAGAAGAAATGGTTCCCATGAACCAGCTGATCCTAGAAGAATCCTCAGTCTCAAAGGGCATTTTGAATCTCATCCCAGAACACCACTGAATTTGCATTGCAGCCTTCACAACAGAAGCCTTAACACAAAACTCTGGCGAACTAGCCCTTGGATAGTACACAACCTCAAAGGGCCTTCCATTAACAGCACAAGTCACAGCCTCAACAACAGATTCAGCAGCCACTCTTCCCACCAACATCTCATGATCACCACCACTCATCAAATTGCTCTCACTCCCACACAAGAAGCCACCACCAAAGAGAGGGTTATTCCATCCACCAGAAGAGAACTCAGTCCCTCCACCAATCCCCTTCTTAGCCCGCCTTATCCCAACACAAAGATCCCCATTTTCTGCCCTCAGAAACACAATAGAGTCGCCAGCAACAAGCCTCTTCTGGTTCACGAAATTGCTCCATCCAGTGGTCAAAAGATGCCTCCTTGGTGTCCCTCTATAGATATGCCTGAACTTCCAGCACTGTCCAAGCATATCCTTAGCAATGATGGTCTGAACAGGAGGCTCAGCAGAATAATCCAACCTTGGGAAAATGGTTTCAGCACAGTAACGAGGCACAGAAAAGCCTCCACCATTGTTTGCATCAGATTGTGTGAGTGTCTTGGCAAAAGAAGTTGGAGGCTTCTCTTGACCCTGATCAACTCCTCCTCCACCAGCACTGTTCCCCAAGAAACAATCATCTTGTGAATCCAACAATTCATGTTCCCTCAAAGGGGTGAGCCTCATTTTGACATACACCTCGTCAGTGTCAGGGTCTGCCATGTATTTCATGGCAGAGAGTCTGCAAGGGATGAGTGGTGGAACACGGGTTTGGTTTTTGGGGAAATCTACCCTCTTCCCATGAGCGTGTTCAGCGTGGCCCTGGGGAAAGTAGAAGACTTTTGTGTTGAGGGGTGGCATTTGAACCATGGCACCAGCACAGGCATGCCATAGTTGAGAATCTAAGCACCTTTCTGCTGAATCCATAACCATAAACATatctcaaaagaagaaaatggttGGTTGTTTCAGTGAGATATGCAGAGAAGAAAAGGTGGTTAGATTATtgtgaaggaagaagaaaagtgaATTGGTGGTGGAtgagaaaaaaaggagagagaaagagaagaaaaaggaagagtggggagagagagagagagagagagagagtgggaAGTTGGAAGTACATAAAGACACAAACTGCACTCTCTCTCACTGTCACACGCGTATGTGGTTCTCTCAGTTGCCGACcataacacaaacatcaattgAAAATCGACATTACAGTTTACAACTCACGTACTCATAATTAAACCacatcaataataaataaatatttactatcaCTATCAAAattactatatatttatttcaaaaaatagtaCTATTGTTTAagcttttgtttcattttttatttctaaaaaaatatgatttcacttttgtaatatttttttcttttttatataaattttatattctattaGACTTTTATTGGTATTATCTGCTAagtttcacattttttaaacattGCACTTTTTAAAAGAAGTAGATTTTGTGCTTATgtgttgtatatattttttattcttactatattcaaatttaatgttttaatattaatatattttataaaataaatttaatacaattaaattataaaagatatttaCTTAATTTCATGAATATTCATTTAacgttaatttataattttaaagttaaatattttgatgCTTGATGATAAAATATTGTTAAGTAAATAAGAgtggtttttaattttcttcaaataattaGGTCAATTGTTAGACACTATTAGTTACTTAACTACATTGCAGGGATTGCTTATCAATAAATTACTCCAAATAATTAGGCCAATTGTTAGACAATATTGGTTTGGTAGTGTGATTTTGGGTTGTTTAAAAGTGTATTTCTTTGAGCTGTTTAGCATTTGTATTAAATAAAGGAGAGAATATGAAATACTAAAgagtgaaaatatatttataagttaaacaatttataataaaaaaatcttgaaaataaaattgattgaattaCTTTGATTGAGATGATGTAAATTAGATTGCTTATAAAAAGTAGTGTAGAAGCTATGcttttagttttgttttctctttgtaATAGCCAGGGAATTGTGAACAATTATGCCgcaacagaagaaaaaaaatcatcaccGGATATTTGCGATGAATGGTCATGATttgtattattttgattttttacctCTAGTACTAATGCATAATGTTTGCGTTGGAAGtcaaattacaaaatattttacgCGATTGACAAAGTCTCTACACAGTCACGGGAACAAATATGAATGTCACATGCCCGTAGTATTGATGCTAGGAAAATTCTATAGGTAtttgcaaaaagaaagagaaatatatatattatgaattctattaatttaattagtaaaatataGTCTTGAATCTTAAATCAGTGActcaatatacatatataattattaaatttaaatatttcatatataacttttattcTCATCCAATAGAGAATAAATCCCTAATTTAACTTAAGGTCTCTAGGGATCAGGGGCCGACCTACGGCTTTCATATGCAAGCCTCTGACTtttgtgaatttattttttcatatataatatattaactaattgtttttatttaggaTTTTAAGTATGTGAATAATATCTTTAAgtgttatttgtttatttttatattttaataaatattctgCTATTTTTTGTAATCtttgttgtaaaaataattataattatttcttttttaaataacaaatttgagtaccatttatttttcttttaatattttttcttttaataatattattattttgaaagttataaataattatagtcTATAATCAGATGACTTTATTAACCTTTATCAATGGGTTAAACTTCCTACACatcaacaaataatttatttttatatcatcattttttcttacattttatttgtttctgtCACCTTGTTTTGTCCTTCTTATCATTGTGAGATTCTACTTTGCTTTACATCTCAAATGCACAAGTCTATACATGAGTGATATGCAAACTTTAAGAAAGCAAATTAGATTTCGAGTTACATAGAAGATTTGTTATTATTTGCTTTTAAAGTTGTAATCTTTATGACACTACAACCTTTTTCGTCTTGTTAagcaaattattatttcaatagtTATTGACTACTATTGTCCTAAAACATTATTTAGTAACATagtttattcaaaatatataagtagTCGTAAAACAGACACTCAAATGATGAAGAAAAgtgcataaaaatgataaataaaattctcattcctaattaaaataaaataaacattttttaagtaGATAAGGTGCTAATTGTTTTAAATCAACAAAACCTAGATTGATgatatttctttcaaccttggtATTTTTtgctataattttcttttcttttctttttgacaaaAACTTTCTGTtctttttagattatttaacattattttgaaaatataatgtttACGTTTTAGCAAATGTTTACAGAATTCattagatattaattaaaaataataaataaaataattttattaaaaattatgataaaatgtgTTAATaaccattaatattatatttttaaaatatttttttaatttaaatttcttaatatcTTTACGcactaattaacaatttaaaatgCTCCAATAAATAAATCACACTCGCTCCTACCACGAAAAGAAACCACATGCAAATTAAGGCATAATTTTAAAGTTGCGAATATTGATAATAGCACTTCTATTTAATGCCAAcactaatcaaattaatgaaacttTAAATGTACACAGATCATATAGTAATAAGAAAATGAAGCTTTTAATGTGAAATAGTAATGAATATTTATGGGGTCAAGTAGGGGTGGAAATGAGTCAAGCCAAGTTTTACTAGGCTTGAGCTCGGTTTGAGTTGAACACGTAAGGCTTGAGCTTGACTCATTACCTGTCATACGTTTTTTTTAAGGTTCGGCTCGGCTTACATAAAAGTCTGGCTTGGCCCACGAGTCTATTTAAAAGCTTGCTTAAAGAcgtatttgattaattaattattttaaaacctagtgaaatattaactaaaaaaaacttataaaatttcgtataaataatgtacaaatccaaaaataattgataaacaaaatcatattgaattcaagttgttaaagcacaaagtatattaaaagaaaataaaaaaaaacataatattaaaaaatgtatgaattaGATCCTTAGTCCTAAAGCTTACacatctattttaagtccaagtccataaatgaaataaaataaaatctgaacaaaataagataagattggatgaaataaaatttggacaaaataaaatttagatggaataaaatctggataaaacaaaatctagatggaataaaatctggataagataaaatttgataaaataaagttattattattattattattattattattagttaaacagACCAGCTTGTTAAgcttaacaagtttttttttatagttcgAGCTTAacctttttatctaaaaatgtttttttaaaagtttgagcTTGGTTTTTAAAGTAAACAAATCGAGCCAAGTCTTACATAGATCGAGCCAAAGACCCTTGACAAGCTGCTCAGCTCATTTTCATTCCTAATCAAGAGGGAAGCCACCGCTCACACTACACGTACAAGAAAACTACAatatattaatcatttaaaCAAATAGTATCAGAGAACAGAACCATCAAAGAATATGTGTACTAGCCTTTAAAATTAGCATGACAAGTGATCATACTTAAGGCTgattaaaaaatgatgtttGATTATCATGAGAAGTGTCTTAAGCAAAATGAAACTCAATATATTTGAAATCAAGATAGTCCATATTAGTAATTTACGAGTTTACTAGATTGTTACTGcattaatttctttatatataaaaaattaatacttcTTATATTACTTATAACAAAAATAccaaatcaaaaaattaatgggtAAAAACATTGTAAATACTATAAAATTACTAAATACTGCAGTTTTTACTTAAAAactagataaattattttaaaacggTTTAATTCTTCAAATTACTCCCTTTTGCATtagcccttttttttttacctgacATTTTCAAGATTAATAacgtattaaataaaatttgtaacttttaagaattaatatataaagtGATAATAACATTTTAGAACTTTAACTGAATATTGTTGTTatctataactaaaatttagtgATTATTTTCTGTACAATGACAGCAACAATGTTGGAACCTAGAATTGTGTATAAActactctctctttttttgaaataaacaacTTAAATTTTCATCACAAAGTCAATCCTAATGAGTTTCTTTTAGCAATGATTTTCATATATCTCAATCCATTACAACTCACTTCTATcttctttttacctttttcattACATTGCATGTTATATCtataattttatgttgtttttctatttatctctctttttccACCGGCAATCTGATGACTAACATTActcgtttttctttttcttttatgaataatcttaatttaaaaagtgaTGCATTAAGGCAGTTTCTGTTTTAATAATGAGTGCTGAAATTAAGGCATACCAAAAGTGAT
It includes:
- the LOC100818234 gene encoding auxin response factor 18, with the protein product MFMVMDSAERCLDSQLWHACAGAMVQMPPLNTKVFYFPQGHAEHAHGKRVDFPKNQTRVPPLIPCRLSAMKYMADPDTDEVYVKMRLTPLREHELLDSQDDCFLGNSAGGGGVDQGQEKPPTSFAKTLTQSDANNGGGFSVPRYCAETIFPRLDYSAEPPVQTIIAKDMLGQCWKFRHIYRGTPRRHLLTTGWSNFVNQKRLVAGDSIVFLRAENGDLCVGIRRAKKGIGGGTEFSSGGWNNPLFGGGFLCGSESNLMSGGDHEMLVGRVAAESVVEAVTCAVNGRPFEVVYYPRASSPEFCVKASVVKAAMQIQWCSGMRFKMPFETEDSSRISWFMGTISSVQVADPILWPDSPWRLLQVVWDEPDLLQNVKCVNPWLVELVSNMPTFNLSAYSPPRKKQRFLQDPYFQVINQLPMPSFSSNLLNYTNSICTIEDNNSSGGIQGARHPQFGLSPSDFPFNKLPADMLLGGFSRLDHAAAQPIMPHCGTFKNNTTTKANVDISCLLTVGNPGQNFKESNETKAPHILLFGKLIHTEQKSSNTTSSASTNGNSVSEGNSLKTSNASDGGSPWYKEQHKSDLGNDNVNTLCIAL